A DNA window from Pseudodesulfovibrio thermohalotolerans contains the following coding sequences:
- a CDS encoding ABC transporter ATP-binding protein, producing MAENTPILEMRNVVSAYGRIQALKGISLKVFEGEVVSIIGANGAGKSTTLMTICNIVKAVSGDIMYRGRRINEVNSDVLPTMGLCQVPEGRRIFPRLTVLENLDMGAFFRRDAVEVKEDVGRVFELFPKLRERRKQLGGTLSGGEQQMLAMARALMSRPKVLLLDEPSMGLAPLLVKQIFDIVKMINEQGVTVVLVEQNANLALQAATRGYVLETGNVVMEDDARKLLANPDIRKAYLGE from the coding sequence ATGGCTGAAAATACACCGATTCTGGAAATGCGGAACGTGGTTTCCGCATATGGGCGGATTCAGGCCCTGAAGGGCATCTCGTTGAAGGTGTTCGAGGGCGAGGTGGTCTCCATTATCGGAGCCAACGGCGCGGGCAAGTCCACGACGTTGATGACCATCTGCAACATCGTCAAGGCGGTGTCCGGCGACATCATGTACCGGGGCCGACGGATCAACGAAGTGAACTCCGACGTCCTGCCGACCATGGGGCTGTGCCAGGTGCCGGAGGGGCGGCGGATCTTTCCCCGTCTGACAGTGCTCGAAAATCTCGACATGGGCGCGTTTTTCCGCCGTGACGCCGTCGAGGTAAAGGAGGACGTGGGACGCGTCTTCGAGCTGTTCCCCAAGCTGCGCGAGCGGCGCAAGCAACTGGGCGGCACGCTGTCAGGCGGCGAACAGCAGATGCTCGCCATGGCCCGCGCGCTCATGAGCCGCCCCAAGGTCCTGCTCCTGGACGAGCCGTCCATGGGGTTGGCCCCGCTTCTGGTCAAGCAGATATTCGACATCGTCAAGATGATAAACGAGCAGGGCGTCACGGTGGTTCTGGTCGAACAGAACGCCAACCTCGCGCTCCAGGCCGCAACGCGCGGCTATGTGCTGGAGACGGGCAACGTCGTCATGGAAGACGATGCCCGGAAGCTGCTCGCGAATCCCGACATCCGCAAGGCGTACCTGGGAGAATAG
- a CDS encoding ABC transporter permease subunit: MTIRESKRLWLACGVGLVWFLILLWPMLGIKPDGLEFATTFKVFGYVAVAAIFIMFFYQVKEAGYLDSVGKPAKNATGLIGTIYEKTPNWVLLGIVMAGAIVFPLLTGRYAHDVAISVLIYVCLGLGLNVVIGLAGLLDLGYIAFYGVGAYTYALVSLHFGISFWLCLPIAAFVASIAGCIIGYPTLRMRGDYLAIVTLGFGEIVRLILNNWMSLTNGPNGILSIPRPEFLGYEFRSLSSMYYVVLGLAVVTIISVYRLNYSRIGRAWEAIREDETAAELMGVNTFLLKLLAYAMGATFAGFAGAFFAARMKFVGPESFTFLESAMVLAMVILGGMGSIPGVILGVLALVALPELFREFEMYRMLVFGGVMTLMMLIRPAGIWPAKRVGRRSEEAD, encoded by the coding sequence TTGACGATACGCGAGTCTAAACGCCTGTGGCTGGCCTGCGGCGTCGGGCTGGTCTGGTTCCTTATCCTGCTGTGGCCCATGCTCGGCATCAAGCCGGATGGACTGGAGTTCGCCACGACCTTCAAGGTCTTCGGCTACGTGGCCGTGGCCGCGATCTTCATCATGTTTTTTTATCAGGTGAAGGAGGCGGGCTACCTCGATTCCGTGGGCAAACCCGCGAAAAACGCCACCGGCCTCATTGGCACGATCTACGAAAAGACGCCCAACTGGGTGCTGTTGGGTATCGTCATGGCCGGAGCCATCGTCTTTCCCCTGCTCACGGGACGTTACGCGCACGACGTGGCCATCAGCGTGCTCATCTACGTCTGCCTCGGTCTTGGCCTGAACGTCGTCATCGGCCTGGCGGGCCTGCTGGACCTCGGGTACATCGCCTTTTACGGCGTGGGCGCATACACCTACGCGCTCGTGAGTCTGCACTTCGGCATCTCGTTCTGGCTCTGCCTGCCCATCGCCGCCTTTGTCGCGTCCATAGCGGGCTGCATCATCGGTTATCCGACCCTGCGTATGCGCGGCGACTATCTGGCCATCGTCACCCTGGGATTCGGCGAGATCGTCCGACTCATCCTGAACAACTGGATGTCCCTGACCAACGGTCCCAACGGCATCCTGTCCATCCCGAGGCCCGAGTTCCTCGGCTACGAGTTTCGTTCCCTGTCGAGCATGTACTACGTCGTCCTCGGACTGGCCGTGGTGACCATAATTTCTGTCTACCGCCTCAATTATTCGCGCATAGGGCGCGCCTGGGAGGCCATCCGGGAGGACGAGACCGCGGCAGAGCTCATGGGCGTGAACACGTTTCTGCTCAAGCTCCTGGCCTATGCCATGGGCGCGACGTTCGCCGGGTTCGCCGGGGCGTTTTTCGCGGCGCGCATGAAGTTCGTCGGCCCGGAGTCGTTCACGTTCCTGGAATCCGCCATGGTGCTCGCCATGGTCATCCTCGGCGGCATGGGGTCCATTCCCGGCGTCATCCTCGGCGTCCTCGCCCTGGTGGCCTTGCCCGAGTTGTTCCGCGAGTTCGAGATGTACCGTATGCTCGTGTTCGGCGGCGTCATGACTCTCATGATGCTGATCCGCCCGGCGGGCATCTGGCCCGCCAAGCGCGTCGGCCGCAGATCGGAGGAAGCGGATTAA
- a CDS encoding branched-chain amino acid ABC transporter permease produces MDFFLQQLINGITLGGVYALIALGYTMVYGIIQLINFAHGEFFAAGGYMGVILISYLSSQGLHPYACLAISLVLSMGYCALLAMAVEQLAYKPLRQASRLAALLSALGMSIFLQNGLMLTQGVYDRAYPTEITSGGFAIGAISISYMQILIVAVTALLLVGLNVLVFRTRIGRAMRATAQDKVMSALVGINSNRIIALTFAVGAGLAAAAGIMVGLYYGSVNYTMGFVPGIKAFAAAVLGGIGNITGALVGGLIIGMVEIFAAGYISGEYKDVFAFIILIGVLYFKPTGIMGENVDDTRV; encoded by the coding sequence ATGGACTTTTTTCTTCAGCAGCTCATCAACGGCATCACCCTCGGCGGGGTCTACGCCCTCATCGCTCTGGGTTACACCATGGTGTACGGCATCATTCAGCTCATCAACTTCGCCCACGGCGAGTTTTTCGCGGCAGGCGGGTACATGGGCGTGATCCTGATCTCCTATCTTTCCTCGCAGGGACTGCACCCGTACGCCTGCCTGGCCATTTCGCTGGTCCTGTCCATGGGCTACTGCGCCCTGCTGGCCATGGCCGTGGAGCAGCTCGCCTACAAGCCGCTCCGGCAGGCTTCCAGGCTGGCCGCGCTGCTTTCCGCGCTCGGCATGTCCATCTTCCTGCAAAACGGGCTCATGCTGACGCAGGGCGTGTACGACAGGGCCTACCCCACGGAGATCACCTCCGGCGGATTCGCCATAGGAGCGATCTCGATCTCCTACATGCAAATTCTTATCGTGGCCGTGACCGCGCTGCTGCTCGTCGGGCTGAACGTCCTGGTGTTCAGGACGCGGATCGGCAGGGCCATGCGCGCCACGGCCCAGGACAAGGTCATGTCCGCTCTGGTTGGCATCAACTCCAACCGGATCATCGCCCTGACCTTTGCGGTGGGAGCGGGATTGGCCGCCGCCGCGGGCATCATGGTCGGGTTGTATTACGGCTCGGTCAACTACACCATGGGGTTCGTGCCGGGCATCAAGGCGTTCGCCGCAGCCGTGCTGGGCGGCATCGGCAACATCACCGGCGCGCTCGTGGGCGGGCTCATTATCGGCATGGTCGAAATTTTCGCCGCCGGATATATTTCCGGCGAGTACAAGGACGTTTTCGCCTTCATCATCCTGATCGGCGTGCTGTACTTCAAACCCACCGGCATCATGGGAGAGAACGTTGACGATACGCGAGTCTAA
- a CDS encoding branched-chain amino acid ABC transporter substrate-binding protein: MKRLLVFAVAMLALGLLLAGCGGEEEKAEQVLKIGTMSPLTGPYAADGNDIRQGAEIAVEVFNEAGGIPGFSKIEIVSEDTACDPKQAVAAANKLINEKVAAVVGAYCSSSTIPASETLAEENIIMLTPASTNPKVTERGLPYMFRTCGRDDHQAPAAVKFMQDVEGVKSIFIVDDKTTYSQGLAEGVAAAATAAGIKVLEHDHVNQGDKDYSAVLTKVKAANPDLFYISLQNSATGALMVIQAKRMGITAILMGQDAVYHPKLIEIAKGDSEGMYCTFGAIDKDAPKFKEFQSRYKALAGNEPGAYSAYSFDSATAYLMAVKAAGTTDPAKVREELLKLDFTGASKQINYQENGDSGSNYTVYKVQDGKFVPYWNSLTGEKY; encoded by the coding sequence ATGAAACGTTTACTGGTATTCGCAGTGGCCATGCTCGCTCTGGGCCTGCTCCTCGCGGGCTGCGGCGGCGAAGAGGAGAAGGCCGAACAGGTCCTCAAGATAGGCACCATGTCGCCGCTGACCGGCCCCTATGCCGCCGACGGCAACGATATTCGCCAGGGCGCGGAGATCGCCGTCGAGGTCTTCAACGAGGCCGGAGGCATTCCCGGCTTCTCCAAGATCGAAATCGTTTCCGAGGACACCGCCTGCGATCCGAAGCAGGCCGTCGCGGCAGCCAACAAGCTGATAAACGAGAAGGTCGCCGCCGTGGTCGGAGCGTACTGCTCCAGCTCGACCATCCCCGCTTCCGAGACCCTCGCCGAGGAAAACATCATCATGCTGACCCCGGCCTCCACCAACCCCAAGGTCACCGAGCGCGGCCTGCCCTACATGTTCCGCACCTGCGGGCGTGACGACCACCAGGCTCCGGCCGCCGTCAAATTCATGCAGGACGTCGAGGGCGTGAAGAGCATCTTCATCGTGGACGACAAGACCACGTACTCCCAGGGACTGGCCGAGGGCGTGGCCGCCGCCGCCACCGCCGCGGGCATCAAGGTCCTGGAGCACGACCACGTCAACCAGGGCGACAAGGACTATTCCGCCGTGCTGACCAAGGTCAAGGCCGCCAACCCCGACCTGTTCTACATCTCCCTGCAGAACTCCGCCACCGGCGCGCTCATGGTCATCCAGGCCAAGCGCATGGGCATCACCGCCATCCTCATGGGCCAGGATGCCGTCTACCATCCCAAACTCATCGAGATCGCCAAGGGCGATTCCGAGGGCATGTACTGCACCTTCGGCGCCATCGACAAGGACGCCCCGAAGTTCAAGGAGTTCCAGAGCAGGTACAAGGCGTTGGCCGGCAATGAGCCCGGCGCGTATTCCGCGTACTCCTTCGACTCCGCCACCGCGTACCTGATGGCCGTCAAGGCGGCCGGTACCACCGATCCCGCCAAGGTCCGCGAAGAGCTGTTGAAGCTCGACTTCACCGGCGCGTCCAAGCAGATCAACTACCAGGAGAACGGTGACTCCGGCTCCAACTACACCGTGTACAAGGTCCAGGACGGCAAGTTCGTGCCCTACTGGAATTCCCTGACCGGCGAGAAGTATTAG
- a CDS encoding ABC transporter ATP-binding protein, with amino-acid sequence MANLILDDICVRFGGLQALTDVAFSVAEGEVVGLIGPNGAGKTTVFNVITGVYKASSGSVSYDGTKITGMRPYQVLSMGIARTFQNIRLFQNMTALENCMVAQHSRSKSGVAGAILRSPSQRREEKRIIEKSQKALDFMGLGRRADEVASNMPYGHQRRLEIARALASEPHTILLDEPAAGLNPAESKELMESIGRITGLGINVLMVEHDMKVVMGICNRIVVLDHGVMIAEGRPEEIQRNPDVIEAYLGQ; translated from the coding sequence ATGGCAAATCTCATTCTAGACGACATCTGTGTCCGCTTTGGCGGCTTGCAGGCTCTGACCGATGTGGCCTTTTCCGTGGCCGAGGGCGAGGTCGTGGGACTGATCGGTCCCAACGGGGCGGGCAAGACCACGGTCTTCAACGTCATCACCGGCGTATACAAGGCGTCCAGCGGCTCGGTCTCCTACGACGGCACGAAAATCACCGGGATGCGGCCCTACCAGGTCCTGTCCATGGGCATCGCCCGGACCTTCCAGAACATCCGCCTCTTTCAGAACATGACCGCGCTGGAAAACTGCATGGTCGCCCAGCACAGCCGGTCCAAATCCGGCGTGGCGGGCGCGATTCTGCGCAGCCCCAGCCAGCGGCGCGAGGAGAAGCGGATCATCGAGAAATCGCAAAAGGCGCTCGATTTCATGGGGCTGGGCCGCCGGGCCGACGAGGTGGCCTCCAATATGCCCTACGGCCATCAGCGCAGGCTGGAGATCGCCCGCGCCCTGGCCAGCGAGCCGCATACCATCCTGCTGGACGAACCCGCGGCCGGACTGAATCCGGCTGAATCCAAGGAGCTCATGGAATCCATCGGCAGGATTACCGGCCTGGGCATCAACGTGCTCATGGTGGAGCACGACATGAAGGTCGTCATGGGCATTTGCAACCGCATCGTCGTGCTTGACCACGGAGTAATGATCGCCGAGGGGCGGCCTGAGGAAATTCAGCGGAATCCCGACGTGATCGAGGCATATTTGGGCCAGTAA